The genomic stretch CTGAACACGTATCAGCAGTCCTTGACGGACGAATTCAACAACGCCGAGACCAACGTCTCCGCCTTGAACAACGTCCAGGGCAGCCTGTTTCAGCTGTTGAACCCAAGCACGTCAAGCAATAGCAGCAATAACAATACGAGCGGATTCGCCTAAGTCCTAATTGGAATGCGACCGGCACCCCTGAACAAGCGAGGATCAGCGACGTGATCAAACGAGGAGCGAACGCCTATCAAACCCAGCAAATCATGACGGCCTCCCCCGTCATGCTCGTTGCCATGCTCTACGACAAGGCGATTCAGTCGTTGAAAAAGGCAATGATCGCGATCGATGCCGGCGACATTCAGGAGCGCTGGATTGCCAACAATCGTGCTTTCGAAATAATCCAACACCTCCAACGCACACTTGATCGCGAACGCGGCGGAGAAATTGCCGCAAATTTGGATACCCTTTATGGCCATATGCTTCGTGTGCTGCCCAGGGTTGACATGAAGAACGACCAGGAGGCGGCCAGGGACGTCATTAGGCTCCTGGAGCCACTACGCGAATCATGGCGGCAAGCCGCTGGCAGCGGAAATGCGCACGCGATCCCGACCGTGAAGCTGCCCCCCGAACCTCTCGCCCAGCACACAGCCGTCTCGGCGTAGTCAGAAGCGACTGAGCTAACCCGAAATCACTCGACCAGCGTGCCAATCCGGACGACTTCACCTGCAAGGCCGTCGCGGCAACACCCTTTCCTGCCGATCAGGTGGGCATAACCTACCGGGCGCACCGAGTACTTTTTTCCGCAGAACCTTTCGCCGTGTCGAGCCGTCGGCTCCTCGGCTTGAATTATCATATAATTATCAGAATGTTAGTCGGAGGTGCTTGAACTGGCCCGGGCCTTGCTCAAGCTTATTCGCGCATCGTTTCGAAGAATTTTCCGCGACGATCGGTTTTGGTTCGGTTGGGTCGGTGAGACTTTGGAGAATGTACGAGAGTTCCGCATAACGTGGGGTAAATACGATGACTTTCCAGGATTATTTGAATGAGCATCGGAAAGAAATTGTCACGAGCTCTGCCACGCGCCTTGCGGTGATGCTATATGATGAGGCGATTCGCCAACTCAATATTGCGATCAAAGCAGTCAGCGCCGACGATATTGCGACCCGGTACAACGCGACCGCGATGACCGCCAATTTGATCGAACAGCTGCACAGCTCGCTTGATTTTGCCCAGGGTGGTGAAATAGCCGAGCAACTGGGAATGATCTATCGGTTCATCCTGAGCCGACTCCCCCGCATCAATCTCTTCAACGACTCCGAGATTGCAGCGCAGATAATCGACCTGCTCGAGCCACTTCGGGATTCATGGCATGCGCTGGATCAGCATCAGGCCGCAGAACATCGTCGACACGCAGTCAAAGAGCGAGTCGCCGCTGTTGCCTGAAACGACAGCATCATTACATCAGCGTGCGCGTAACCGAGCGCTAAGTAGGCCCCTTGCAACGAACCGAGTGACGACTTCTTCGCAAAAATCAGGTGATTTGGAACAAAAGATGGATATCGCGTCCGTTATCTTGGCCGATCCAACCGAATGCGCGGTGCGAACCCCAAAACCGTTCGCCTCAAACGATTTCTCAGACATGCTCGGCCAGGTTTCGTCTCAAACGACTGGACCCCAAGAACCGCCTTCGGGAAGCGGCAAGGCCGCGGCCTCCGATATCATGAGCGGTTGGAATGCCGTAGGCGCAAGTGAGGCGAACGATCAAAAAGGGACGTCCTCACGTAAGCTCGCGGTGAGCAATGACAACGCACGACCGTCCAAGCGTGCGGCCGACGGCACGGATCCTAACGTTGCCTTGCCAAGCGTTGTTCCGCCGCTTCCTCAAATGGTCGATCAGCCAAGTGGCCAAGCGGCGCAAACCATGGGCGATGGTCAGAGTAGCGCCGTTACAGCACCGACTTCCGCAGCAAACTCGACTGCCCCGAGTCTCGATGCCGCGGGGTTGCAGCTGGCCTCGTCAGATCCGCAAACTCAAAACCTGACCAATGCCACGATCGCCGCGCTTACGCGTCCGGCTGACGCCACCAACGGCTCACTTAACCTCGCGGCGAGCGGCTTGATCGTGAACGTGAAAGTTGGATCGGCCGCCGGGTCCGTCCCATCGCAATCGGTCACAAATCCCGGCGTCCAAGCGGCTCTCGTCGATCCCGCCAATCAAGGCAGTGCATCGGGTGTCCAGGCGGCTGATGGTCGATTTGAGAACCGTGGAGCGGGTGCGGAATCCGGTCCTCCCCCAGTGCAGAATCCATTGTTCGACGGGTCCGGCACTGCTGCCGAACAGGCCTCGCCTGCCGACGCACGGATCGCGGCGTCGAACGGTTCGGCTCAGTCCGCGGCCCTCACGCCAACAAGTGGGCCGTCGGATTCCGGTAAAGCCGCGGACGGGGATGGCCAGAATTTGGCAACGGCGACGCCTTCCTCGAACATGCCGTCGAGCAGCTCGCTCCAGGCATTCGGGCCGCAGTCTCTTCCGGTTTCACAGCCAATTTCATTCGCTCAAAACACTGCGGGAGTCATTGCCACGAGTGCTGCGCCTCCGGCGGTCGAACAGGTCGCAATGCATATCGCCAAGGCGGCAAGCGATGGAGTCAATCACATCCAAATTCAGCTCTCGCCGCAGAATCTTGGCGGCATCGAGGTGCATCTCGATGTCGGCCACGACGGTCATGTGCTGGCTGCCGTCTCAGCCGATCGTCCCGATACCCTGAATCTCCTCCGGCACGACGCGCAAGGCCTCGAACAGGCCCTAAAAAATGCGGGGCTCCGGGCCGATGCCGGCGGCCTCAGCTTCAGTCTGCGCGATCAAGGCAACACCGGGTATCAAGCGCCATTGCAGAATACGGACTCAACTCCCCTCACAACCACGAGCGCCGACTCCACAAGCGCCCCGGCATCGACGCCCGTCAGTTATGCGACAAGCGTGCGGCCCGGCGGCGTCGATATCCAGGTTTAGGAGAACACCACCATGTCTACCTCAACGGTCGGCCAAAACACAGCGTCCGCGGCACTTTTTCCGAATAGTGCCCCAACCTCGAACAACAACGCGGCCGCAAGCATCGCCTCGAGCTTAACGGGTGCGCTCGCCGGCACGACAGGGGCGAGTGCTACGAGCGGAAGCCCCTCGGGTACTACATCGTCGACGTCGAACTCTCTTCCTAGCTTCGGCAACAACTTCAGTACGTTTTTGACGCTGCTGACGACCCAACTGCAGCACCAGGATCCGACCGCGCCGATGGATAGTTCGCAATTCACGAACCAGCTCGTTGAATTCTCCAGCGTCGAGCAGGCGATTCAGGAGAACAGCCAGCTCGGCACCTTAATTTCGCTCCAGCAACAGAACCAGTCCGCCGCTGCGGTGTCTTATCTCGGCAAGACGGTCGAGGTGAGTGGAAACTCGCTTCCCCTTGTCAACAGCGAGGGGCAGTTTTCATACACACTCCAGGGAACGGCGCAGTCGGCGTCGGTGGTAATTACGAACCAGAGCGGCGCCGAGATTCGGACCATGCCTCTCAGCACAGCCAGCGGAAAACAAGTCGTAACGTGGAACGGTCAGGACGACAACGGCAACACTGTGCCCGACGGCGTCTACAACTTCAGCGTCGTTGCGACCGACGCGGCGAACAAGCCGGTGACGAGCACCGCCACATTCTTCGGGCCCGTGACACAGGTAAGCACTGGCGCAAACAATCAGGCCACATTGTTGGTTGGCGGTCAGAGCGTCACCCTGAACAACATCATCTCGGTTGACGAGTCGAGCGGCGCGTCATCGTCAACCCTGGGAAACATCGCGGCAGCGCTTAACTCCCTTGTCAACTGAGCCTGCCCGAAAGGTGTATCGGAAATTTGTGATTTGGATGATACGCGCTAATCGCGCGAAGTAGGAGGTAGACCATGAGTATCTTTGGTGCATTGTATTCGTCGGTATCGGGGCTCGATGCGCAAAGTCAGGCGCTCGGCGTGATTTCGGACAACATCTCGAATTCGAGCACCGTCGGCTACAAGACGACCGACGAGCAATTCTCGACTCTCGTGACCGAGGCGGCGACGCCCACGAACTATACTCCCGGCGGCGTGATGGCCAACCCGCGCCAGCTCATAGATCAACAGGGCTTGCTCCAGGCGTCGAGCTCGCCCACTTCCTTGGCCATCACCGGTCAAGGCTTCTTCGTCGTGAACACCAACGCCAACTCTCAAGGCGGCTCGCCGTTCCTCTTTACGCGTGCGGGCAATTTCACGCCGGATGCGCAGGGTAACCTCGTCAATACTGCCGGCTATTATCTTCAAGGCTTCCCGACGAACGCCGCGGGCGACATTCTAACGAATGATCTCAGCTCGACGGCCGGCTTGCAGACCATAAACGTGGACGGCTTGAACGGGGGTGCCGCCGCAACGCAGAACATTACAATCGCCGCGAATCTGCCGGCAACCGATGCAACCGGCACGACACATGACGTCACGGCGCAGATTTACGATTCGCTCGGTGTCGCCCAGAATCTAACGCTGGAATTCACCAAGACGGCGACGCCCAATCAATGGACGCTCGCTGCAACATCCCTCACCAACGCCGCTACTGGTGCGGCTTCCGGAACCGTGACTTTCGGGCCTGCCACTGTCACTTTCAATCCCGATGGCACCTTCAGTTCATCGACTGCAACGAGCCTCACGATCTCCAATCTTACCTCGGGTGCGGCGAACGACACGATCAACCTCAATCTGGGAACGGCTGGATCGTCAACCGGCCTATCCCAATTTTCCAACAACTTTACCCTGTCGAACGTGACCCAGGACGGCTACACCAACGGCTCCCTCACGGGTGTTTCGATCAACAGCTCCGGGCTCGTGACTGCTACGTTCTCAAATGGACAGACCCGACCGTTCGCACAAATTCCGA from Alphaproteobacteria bacterium encodes the following:
- the fliS gene encoding flagellar export chaperone FliS encodes the protein MIKRGANAYQTQQIMTASPVMLVAMLYDKAIQSLKKAMIAIDAGDIQERWIANNRAFEIIQHLQRTLDRERGGEIAANLDTLYGHMLRVLPRVDMKNDQEAARDVIRLLEPLRESWRQAAGSGNAHAIPTVKLPPEPLAQHTAVSA
- the fliS gene encoding flagellar export chaperone FliS gives rise to the protein MTFQDYLNEHRKEIVTSSATRLAVMLYDEAIRQLNIAIKAVSADDIATRYNATAMTANLIEQLHSSLDFAQGGEIAEQLGMIYRFILSRLPRINLFNDSEIAAQIIDLLEPLRDSWHALDQHQAAEHRRHAVKERVAAVA
- a CDS encoding flagellar hook-length control protein FliK, which gives rise to MLGQVSSQTTGPQEPPSGSGKAAASDIMSGWNAVGASEANDQKGTSSRKLAVSNDNARPSKRAADGTDPNVALPSVVPPLPQMVDQPSGQAAQTMGDGQSSAVTAPTSAANSTAPSLDAAGLQLASSDPQTQNLTNATIAALTRPADATNGSLNLAASGLIVNVKVGSAAGSVPSQSVTNPGVQAALVDPANQGSASGVQAADGRFENRGAGAESGPPPVQNPLFDGSGTAAEQASPADARIAASNGSAQSAALTPTSGPSDSGKAADGDGQNLATATPSSNMPSSSSLQAFGPQSLPVSQPISFAQNTAGVIATSAAPPAVEQVAMHIAKAASDGVNHIQIQLSPQNLGGIEVHLDVGHDGHVLAAVSADRPDTLNLLRHDAQGLEQALKNAGLRADAGGLSFSLRDQGNTGYQAPLQNTDSTPLTTTSADSTSAPASTPVSYATSVRPGGVDIQV
- a CDS encoding flagellar hook capping FlgD N-terminal domain-containing protein, with the protein product MSTSTVGQNTASAALFPNSAPTSNNNAAASIASSLTGALAGTTGASATSGSPSGTTSSTSNSLPSFGNNFSTFLTLLTTQLQHQDPTAPMDSSQFTNQLVEFSSVEQAIQENSQLGTLISLQQQNQSAAAVSYLGKTVEVSGNSLPLVNSEGQFSYTLQGTAQSASVVITNQSGAEIRTMPLSTASGKQVVTWNGQDDNGNTVPDGVYNFSVVATDAANKPVTSTATFFGPVTQVSTGANNQATLLVGGQSVTLNNIISVDESSGASSSTLGNIAAALNSLVN
- the flgE gene encoding flagellar hook protein FlgE; the protein is MSIFGALYSSVSGLDAQSQALGVISDNISNSSTVGYKTTDEQFSTLVTEAATPTNYTPGGVMANPRQLIDQQGLLQASSSPTSLAITGQGFFVVNTNANSQGGSPFLFTRAGNFTPDAQGNLVNTAGYYLQGFPTNAAGDILTNDLSSTAGLQTINVDGLNGGAAATQNITIAANLPATDATGTTHDVTAQIYDSLGVAQNLTLEFTKTATPNQWTLAATSLTNAATGAASGTVTFGPATVTFNPDGTFSSSTATSLTISNLTSGAANDTINLNLGTAGSSTGLSQFSNNFTLSNVTQDGYTNGSLTGVSINSSGLVTATFSNGQTRPFAQIPIATFPGPDSLKSVTGNAWQATAGSGPFLLQDAGSGAAGTISSGELESSTTDLATEFSNMIITQQAYSASARVLTTSDQMLQTLNQVLQ